A region from the Simiduia sp. 21SJ11W-1 genome encodes:
- a CDS encoding Lrp/AsnC family transcriptional regulator, producing the protein MPTNENTLDAIDRHILTLLQRDSTLSVQAIAERVNLTTSPCWRRIQQLEAQGFIQSRVALLSRERLNLGVDVFVFIRTDQHNDAWLNEFAEALHAMPEVMEAYRMSGDVDYLLRVVVSDIKAYDGFYKRLVSKVKLADVSSSFAMESMKYTTALPL; encoded by the coding sequence ATGCCCACCAACGAAAACACCTTAGATGCCATAGACAGGCACATTCTCACCCTGCTGCAGCGCGACAGCACGCTGTCGGTACAGGCCATTGCCGAGCGGGTAAACCTCACCACCAGCCCCTGCTGGCGACGCATTCAGCAACTGGAGGCGCAGGGGTTTATTCAAAGCCGGGTGGCGCTGCTTTCGCGCGAGCGGTTGAACTTGGGTGTGGATGTGTTTGTGTTTATTCGCACAGACCAGCACAACGATGCCTGGCTTAACGAATTCGCCGAGGCGCTGCACGCCATGCCCGAGGTGATGGAGGCCTACCGCATGAGCGGCGATGTGGATTACCTGCTGCGAGTGGTGGTATCAGACATCAAAGCTTACGACGGCTTCTACAAACGCCTGGTAAGCAAGGTGAAACTCGCCGATGTAAGCTCAAGCTTTGCCATGGAAAGCATGAAATACACCACCGCCCTGCCCCTGTAG
- the lpxL gene encoding LpxL/LpxP family Kdo(2)-lipid IV(A) lauroyl/palmitoleoyl acyltransferase, protein MGQDQPQFSAVMLHPRYWLLWLALGVCWLIARMPYPWLMALGRGVGALFQAFAKERKRIAAINLQMCFPALSEAERSQLLRRNMREMGVGFIELLMAWFRPRARLENLLTVEGLEHIQALGEQGAIVVTRHTCSVQLSVILATMYHPFAGMYRRHKNPVLEYVQRRARQRMDPCRVVAFERKEVRTMLRFLRQGAKVLYAPDQDYGIKQGVWARFFGVPAATVTATSRFAKLGRAKVLVMDFERLPEGRGYRLVFEAPLADFPSDDETADVQRLNDIFEAQVRRAPETYLWVHRRFKTRPAGEPKPYGKKRKRRR, encoded by the coding sequence ATGGGCCAGGATCAACCACAGTTCAGCGCGGTGATGTTACACCCGCGCTATTGGTTGCTGTGGCTGGCGCTGGGCGTGTGCTGGTTGATAGCGCGCATGCCTTACCCTTGGTTAATGGCGCTGGGGCGCGGTGTGGGTGCGTTGTTTCAGGCCTTTGCCAAAGAGCGCAAACGCATTGCCGCTATTAACCTGCAAATGTGCTTCCCGGCGCTTTCAGAGGCTGAGCGCAGCCAGTTGTTGCGGCGCAATATGCGCGAAATGGGTGTGGGTTTTATCGAGCTCTTGATGGCCTGGTTTCGCCCCCGTGCGCGCCTTGAAAATCTGTTGACAGTAGAGGGCCTGGAGCACATCCAGGCACTGGGCGAGCAGGGTGCCATTGTGGTCACCCGTCATACCTGCAGCGTGCAGCTCTCGGTGATTCTGGCCACCATGTATCACCCCTTTGCCGGCATGTACCGGCGCCATAAAAACCCGGTGCTGGAATATGTGCAGCGCCGCGCGCGCCAACGCATGGACCCATGCCGTGTGGTGGCCTTTGAGCGCAAAGAAGTTCGCACCATGCTGCGCTTTTTGCGCCAGGGCGCCAAAGTGCTTTACGCGCCCGATCAGGATTACGGCATTAAGCAGGGCGTGTGGGCGCGCTTTTTTGGTGTACCTGCGGCCACGGTAACGGCCACATCGCGCTTTGCCAAACTCGGCCGGGCCAAAGTGCTGGTGATGGATTTTGAGCGCCTGCCTGAGGGTCGTGGCTACCGGCTGGTATTCGAGGCGCCACTTGCAGACTTCCCAAGTGATGATGAAACTGCCGATGTGCAGCGCCTGAACGATATCTTTGAAGCGCAGGTAAGGCGCGCGCCTGAAACCTACCTTTGGGTGCACCGGCGCTTTAAAACCCGCCCTGCGGGCGAGCCAAAACCCTACGGTAAAAAGCGCAAACGCCGCCGCTAA